In Shewanella psychrotolerans, the genomic stretch AGCGTCATCTATACGACTTATAATCAACGGCAGAAGGCGACGGGCTCTTCTGCGAGATTCATATAAATCTAGTTATTTTTGACTATAACTACTATATAATCGTCGGCTTAATTACCTAAGGAAGCAATTTTTTGGCTCATGTGACGCAATCAAGACGAAGTATTACATTATGGCTTATTGCCGTGATGGTGCTGTTGTCTTTAGCCACATCGATCCACAGCGTTGTTCATTTAAAAGAAAAGCCTACCGATCAGTGTGTGCTTTGTATTCATCAGCACCTGCATCAGAACGCGATAACGAGTACCCCTTTTAATTTCCACTTAACTCAGCAACAGTTTGTTCCTGCTGAGTTTACCGCTATTACCTATAACCGACCATTCCGCTTTTTCTTCAATAGTCGGGCCCCACCGATAACAGCATAAGCATTTCATTTTATTTATTAATTATATTCTAGCGCCTTGGCTGGACTAAGACGCTTTTGCTTGTTTTTCGGAGTGGAAATGACTTTCTTTGCTACAACTAAGCGCGCCATACTATTTATGAGCGCCTTACTGACACTTACCCCAAATTTAACGGTTCTTGCTGGGGAATCGACTCAAACCAATAATAATGTGGACGAGTCAATCGAACGCTTAACTATCCACTATCGCCAAGCCTATCGAGGCAATGTTTCCAGCGAACAGCTACCCCAAGCAATCAGTGTGCTAGATCAGCAACTGATCAACGATGCCGGCTTAACCCGATTTCAAGACGTTCTCGATTACTCCGCAAGTGTGGCGCGGCAAAATAATGGTGGCGGATTATGGGACAGTTTTTCGTTACGAGGATTTCCAGGTAATGAAAATATGCCATCGGGGTATTTAATTAACGGTTTTAACGGTGGCCGAGGATTCAGTGGGCACCGCGATCTATCTAATGTGGCCTATGTCGAAATACTAAAGGGGCCAGGTTCGGCACTGTACGGTCGTTCAGAACCTGGTGGAACCGTCAATATCGTCACAAAGAAACCTCAATACCAAACGAGCGGTTATCTCAAAGCCACAGGGGGAAACTTCGATCAATATCGCTTAGAAGGCGATTTTACTTCAGGGTTAACCAATGCTCTGGCATTTCGTATAAACGGTGCTTGGCAAGAATATGATAGCTTTCGAGATCACGTATTTAGCGACAAAAAAATCGTCACCCCCTCAGTAAGGTGGCAATTATCTGACAAAGCCTCCCTTCTCTACGAGGTTGAGTATCTCAAGCAAGAACAGCTATTCGATCGCGGTTTTATTGTACTCGATAACAATATTAATACGCTGCCGCGCTCCCGTTACTTAGGCGAACCCAATGACGGCCCTACTGTGGTCAAGGCTATGGGTCACCAACTAACGTATGACTACCAGCTTAATGACCAATGGTCATTCGTCGCTGGCTATAACTATCGAGACTCATCATTAAAAGGATTTTCTTCCGATGCGGAGTTGGCAAAAGGACGCCAATCGTTATTCGATGATGGCAGAACACTGACCAGACAGCACCGCTATCGAGATTATTCATCTGCAGATAACTCTGTGCGCTTGGAACTAAGTGGCATGGTGGATACAGGGGTTATTAACCATAATTTGCTGCTCGGGGCCGATGCTTATCACTATAAACTCAAAACAGGACTCTATCGCTATCGAGGCAAGAAAGGCGAATATGCCATCGATATATTTGATCCTCAGTATGGTGGCCCTCAGCCAGACGTAAGCTTGCTGTATGAGGACAAGGAAACTCAAAAAGCATGGGGCGCTTACATTCAAGATCAAATGGATTTAACCGAACAATGGAAACTACATTTAGGATTGAGATTTGATCACTATGAGCAAGATATCAGTGAATTAGTCAAAGATACGCTATCTGAGAAAA encodes the following:
- a CDS encoding DUF2946 domain-containing protein, with amino-acid sequence MTQSRRSITLWLIAVMVLLSLATSIHSVVHLKEKPTDQCVLCIHQHLHQNAITSTPFNFHLTQQQFVPAEFTAITYNRPFRFFFNSRAPPITA
- a CDS encoding TonB-dependent siderophore receptor; the protein is MTFFATTKRAILFMSALLTLTPNLTVLAGESTQTNNNVDESIERLTIHYRQAYRGNVSSEQLPQAISVLDQQLINDAGLTRFQDVLDYSASVARQNNGGGLWDSFSLRGFPGNENMPSGYLINGFNGGRGFSGHRDLSNVAYVEILKGPGSALYGRSEPGGTVNIVTKKPQYQTSGYLKATGGNFDQYRLEGDFTSGLTNALAFRINGAWQEYDSFRDHVFSDKKIVTPSVRWQLSDKASLLYEVEYLKQEQLFDRGFIVLDNNINTLPRSRYLGEPNDGPTVVKAMGHQLTYDYQLNDQWSFVAGYNYRDSSLKGFSSDAELAKGRQSLFDDGRTLTRQHRYRDYSSADNSVRLELSGMVDTGVINHNLLLGADAYHYKLKTGLYRYRGKKGEYAIDIFDPQYGGPQPDVSLLYEDKETQKAWGAYIQDQMDLTEQWKLHLGLRFDHYEQDISELVKDTLSEKTDSRVSPKIGLVYQWSNDLSFYASYSEGFLPLSGTDYAGMPFDPEESLSTEIGMKFNGHWLNQLPINGSIAIFDAKKSNILTSDPVNVGFSATLGEAKSTGVELDLAADISDYLQAQVSYAYLNTRTANDTLNVDWGVLIPAGSPLVNVPEQTASLVLKQDLNEFDIDGHIGLSWRYVDSRLGDSAMPSFELPFYQLVGLFANTYLNDNLSLGVNIDNLLDEVYIANSYSALWAVPGEPRNFKVSVKYEF